The following proteins are encoded in a genomic region of Microcoleus sp. FACHB-68:
- a CDS encoding PEP-CTERM sorting domain-containing protein: MEEDSLTLPTHWSLKTSNFQSIDGLEFDFFRGGTLSLQLRNDPTSDAISLPFMWARRRFLSFRGIRGVEPPYEEVFAQEPYALYWWEIRPLNTDFSGGDEGGDVDPTLANPTAPTYDSIYYLALGSNLNPNPVLLRNISRIESRDPSTDPTIFNYLISRSYQIREVNYNYLGIAENQPVAAVPEPSSAWGLLVLGAIGLGWIVKRKLSQVLS; this comes from the coding sequence ATGGAAGAAGATAGCCTAACACTACCGACGCATTGGAGCCTAAAAACGTCTAATTTTCAGAGTATCGACGGCCTGGAATTTGACTTTTTCCGAGGTGGGACTTTATCACTCCAGCTCAGAAACGACCCAACCAGTGACGCCATTTCTCTGCCTTTTATGTGGGCGCGGCGTCGCTTCCTCTCCTTTCGCGGAATCAGAGGTGTTGAACCACCCTATGAAGAAGTCTTCGCTCAAGAGCCTTACGCGCTTTATTGGTGGGAAATTCGTCCCTTAAATACCGATTTTAGTGGAGGAGATGAGGGGGGTGATGTAGATCCCACGTTGGCTAATCCCACCGCTCCAACTTATGACAGCATCTATTATTTAGCACTGGGTAGCAACTTAAACCCAAATCCAGTTCTACTTAGAAATATTTCAAGAATAGAAAGCAGAGATCCCAGCACCGATCCGACAATATTTAACTACCTCATTTCCCGTAGCTATCAAATTAGAGAAGTCAACTACAATTATTTGGGGATTGCAGAAAACCAACCCGTTGCAGCGGTTCCCGAACCTTCTTCGGCTTGGGGACTGCTGGTACTCGGCGCGATCGGTCTGGGGTGGATAGTGAAACGCAAACTATCGCAAGTTTTGTCGTAA
- a CDS encoding CHAT domain-containing protein, producing MKLNQFFRQKFFRFLLTALFAFLWVAGLPALAKVSQANSVNTYTQAFGGEEITRSRLDDARKLQADGRYRQACKTLLQALEIPDFNCNKLIDDEITPAETTQILKNVPVTSLRVAGLTNLGELLRVMGALKNSETVLKQTLEMSERVLIDPDFISAAYLSLGNTQRALGKRAEELIINLPNLEENLSIDSLRPENYYKVALKSYEKVINSSSNLTALQAKLNKLSLLVETNYELDLSDLWQEVQLAIDSLPLTSEKNYIRLDFAQSLICINLQEIGQEERQRIPTPHPPIMKLCQGKTQTEKSVLSNSVKPDWKYIGQLLYTAAQEAENLKDVKLQSYALGNLGELYEINQQWSIAKKLTEEALNLAQSIQAEEITYRLQWQLGRISRKIKEDNPEAIAAYTTAFNNLQSLRKDLSSLNRDVQFSFRDEVEPVYRELVDLLLQPETPKQESLILARDVIEGLQLAELDDFFRDACADAKPEQIDEIVNKSESKAAILYSIILENKLAVILKLPKQELRYYSTAVSQDKVEKDLENLLIKLKSSHLTEEDKELPAKVYDWLIREAEQDLQKAEVSALVFVLDGSLRNIPMAALYDRKTKQYLIKKNYNLALAPGLQLLSAQALTQKNLNVLAAGVSKGQIFNKSTPLPQVENELQKIQEQVPKQSQVLLNENFTEMTFQATIKSDPVSVVHIATHGKFSSDPNQTYIDVWGKSLKVKDLDSILRISDQKTSNKLELLILSACETAKGDKRATLGIAGVAVKAGARSTIASLWLVNDNSSAQLVEEFYKQLKANPKIAKAEALRKAQLKLMDDYPALQPMKWAPYILVGNWQ from the coding sequence ATGAAACTTAATCAATTTTTTAGGCAAAAATTTTTCAGGTTTTTACTAACCGCACTTTTTGCATTTCTGTGGGTGGCTGGGTTGCCGGCATTGGCAAAAGTTTCTCAGGCTAACTCGGTTAATACCTACACTCAAGCGTTTGGGGGGGAAGAAATTACGCGCAGCCGGCTCGATGATGCCCGTAAATTGCAAGCAGATGGACGTTACCGGCAAGCTTGCAAAACATTACTTCAAGCACTAGAAATTCCAGATTTTAACTGCAATAAGTTAATAGATGACGAGATAACGCCTGCAGAAACTACGCAAATTCTTAAAAATGTCCCTGTCACGTCGCTGAGAGTAGCCGGTTTAACTAACTTAGGCGAGCTTTTGCGAGTAATGGGCGCTCTTAAAAATTCTGAAACGGTTTTAAAGCAAACTTTAGAAATGTCTGAAAGAGTCTTGATAGATCCAGACTTCATCAGCGCCGCTTATCTTAGTTTGGGCAATACGCAACGAGCTTTAGGCAAGCGAGCAGAAGAATTAATTATTAACTTACCCAACCTCGAAGAAAATTTATCGATTGATTCACTACGCCCAGAAAACTACTATAAAGTTGCTTTAAAATCCTATGAAAAGGTAATAAACTCCTCAAGTAATCTAACAGCTTTACAGGCAAAATTAAACAAATTAAGCTTATTGGTAGAAACAAATTATGAACTTGATCTCAGTGATTTGTGGCAAGAAGTTCAATTAGCGATAGATTCATTACCCCTCACTTCTGAAAAAAATTATATTCGTCTCGATTTTGCTCAAAGTTTAATTTGCATAAATTTGCAAGAAATAGGGCAAGAAGAACGACAACGAATCCCAACGCCTCATCCCCCGATTATGAAGCTTTGTCAAGGGAAAACCCAGACAGAAAAAAGTGTGTTGTCTAACTCGGTTAAGCCTGACTGGAAGTATATTGGACAGCTATTATATACAGCCGCGCAAGAAGCTGAAAATTTAAAAGATGTGAAATTGCAATCCTACGCGCTTGGCAATCTTGGGGAATTATACGAAATAAACCAGCAATGGTCAATCGCTAAAAAATTAACTGAAGAAGCATTAAACCTCGCTCAGTCTATTCAAGCAGAGGAGATTACTTATCGGTTGCAATGGCAACTAGGACGAATTAGCCGAAAAATTAAAGAAGATAATCCGGAAGCCATCGCCGCTTACACTACTGCCTTTAACAACCTTCAATCATTACGCAAAGATTTGTCTTCTCTCAATCGAGATGTTCAATTTTCCTTTCGGGATGAAGTAGAGCCGGTGTATCGGGAGTTAGTTGATTTACTTTTGCAACCGGAAACGCCAAAACAAGAATCTTTGATTCTTGCTCGTGATGTCATTGAAGGATTGCAGCTTGCTGAACTGGATGATTTTTTTAGAGATGCTTGTGCAGATGCAAAACCGGAACAGATCGACGAAATTGTTAATAAATCAGAATCAAAAGCAGCGATTCTTTATTCTATTATTTTGGAAAATAAATTGGCAGTTATTCTCAAGTTGCCTAAACAAGAACTGCGTTACTACTCAACGGCAGTTAGTCAAGATAAAGTAGAAAAGGATTTAGAGAATTTACTCATAAAACTTAAAAGTTCTCATCTGACAGAAGAAGATAAAGAATTGCCGGCAAAAGTTTATGATTGGTTAATTCGAGAGGCAGAGCAAGATTTACAAAAGGCTGAGGTAAGTGCGTTAGTCTTTGTGCTGGATGGCTCTTTACGCAATATACCAATGGCGGCTCTTTACGATAGAAAGACTAAGCAATATTTAATCAAAAAAAATTATAATTTAGCTTTAGCACCGGGGTTGCAACTACTAAGTGCCCAAGCTCTCACACAGAAAAACTTAAATGTCTTAGCTGCCGGCGTTAGCAAAGGACAAATATTTAACAAGTCCACCCCGCTTCCCCAGGTTGAAAATGAGCTTCAGAAAATTCAAGAACAAGTGCCTAAGCAGAGTCAGGTTCTTCTGAATGAAAATTTTACTGAAATGACTTTCCAAGCAACAATTAAATCAGATCCCGTCTCTGTAGTTCATATCGCAACGCACGGGAAATTTAGTTCTGATCCTAATCAAACTTATATTGATGTTTGGGGCAAAAGTCTCAAAGTTAAAGATTTAGATAGCATCTTGCGAATTAGTGATCAAAAAACTTCTAACAAGCTTGAATTGCTGATTCTTTCTGCCTGTGAAACTGCTAAGGGAGATAAACGAGCGACTTTGGGAATTGCGGGAGTTGCGGTGAAAGCCGGCGCGCGCAGTACCATTGCTTCTTTATGGCTAGTAAACGACAATTCTAGCGCTCAGTTAGTCGAGGAATTTTATAAACAGTTAAAAGCAAATCCTAAAATTGCCAAAGCAGAAGCCCTACGAAAAGCCCAATTAAAGCTGATGGATGATTACCCTGCCCTTCAACCAATGAAATGGGCACCGTACATTCTAGTAGGCAATTGGCAGTAA
- a CDS encoding general stress protein, translating to MAIGQHKRAVGVFSHYRDAEAALNELRTSGFPMHKVSVVAQDTGGRKDIAGAGMSDRPGQEAGEGAKAGAVAGAATGGLIGLIGSLSALTIPGVGPVLAGGALASVLGDALVGGAIGAAAGGLIGALVGLGVPEDRARGYNERVSKGDYLVLVEGTDEQIHAAESILSRGGIQDWGIYDAPVGSTGRGADRHQRAVGVFSSRAETERALHDLRDGGFSMNKVSVIARDADREGEIAGVDVKDSVGNKADEGATAGALTGGALGGITGLLVGLGALAIPGIGPIMLAGAEATAIATTLAGTAIGATAGSLIGALVGLGIPEERAKVYGDRVAKGDYLVMVNGSEDEVRHADTILNHRGIEEWGVYDAPNPNRADAAYATTGAPGVPFPETVYDRNAENLGR from the coding sequence ATGGCAATAGGTCAACACAAACGTGCTGTGGGTGTTTTTTCCCACTATCGGGACGCTGAGGCGGCACTCAATGAACTGAGAACTTCTGGCTTCCCCATGCATAAAGTTTCCGTCGTTGCTCAGGATACTGGGGGACGCAAGGACATAGCCGGCGCTGGCATGAGTGATCGTCCGGGTCAAGAAGCCGGCGAAGGCGCGAAAGCCGGTGCGGTAGCGGGTGCCGCAACAGGAGGTCTAATCGGTTTAATCGGAAGCCTGAGTGCGCTGACGATTCCGGGAGTTGGCCCTGTATTGGCTGGCGGCGCTTTGGCCTCTGTTTTAGGGGACGCGCTGGTAGGTGGCGCGATTGGTGCCGCAGCCGGCGGTTTGATTGGCGCACTGGTCGGGTTGGGAGTTCCTGAAGATCGCGCTAGAGGTTACAATGAGCGCGTCTCAAAAGGCGATTATTTAGTGCTCGTGGAAGGTACGGACGAGCAAATCCATGCGGCAGAATCGATTCTCAGCCGTGGTGGAATTCAAGATTGGGGCATTTATGACGCACCCGTGGGTAGCACCGGCAGAGGTGCTGACCGGCATCAACGGGCAGTCGGTGTTTTTTCTAGCCGCGCAGAAACCGAAAGAGCTCTCCACGACTTGCGAGATGGTGGCTTTTCCATGAATAAAGTTTCTGTGATCGCACGGGATGCTGATCGCGAGGGAGAGATTGCCGGCGTTGATGTCAAGGATAGCGTGGGCAATAAGGCTGACGAAGGCGCAACCGCCGGCGCACTGACAGGTGGTGCACTGGGCGGGATCACCGGCTTGCTAGTCGGCTTGGGTGCCCTAGCAATTCCCGGCATTGGGCCAATCATGCTAGCCGGTGCTGAAGCCACTGCAATTGCTACCACCCTAGCCGGTACTGCCATTGGCGCAACAGCCGGCAGTTTGATTGGTGCATTAGTTGGTTTGGGAATTCCTGAAGAGCGAGCCAAAGTTTACGGTGATCGCGTGGCGAAGGGTGACTATCTGGTGATGGTGAATGGATCTGAAGATGAGGTTCGCCACGCCGACACAATTCTCAACCATCGAGGCATTGAGGAGTGGGGTGTGTATGATGCCCCCAACCCTAATCGCGCTGATGCAGCCTACGCCACAACCGGCGCTCCTGGCGTGCCTTTCCCGGAAACGGTTTATGACCGCAATGCTGAGAACCTAGGTCGTTGA
- a CDS encoding BON domain-containing protein — MKKFIPFLLSGALVLGAAACQDTSKTSSDAPNSTNETATIAPDAESARETRNDAASETRQAQISSDDRARDQRNEAVGNPQDISEDDIESKVRNTLETNLPSSQLTVAATDEGAVTITGTVETEEQLTQIDTLAKEVKGVNTVTNKATLASATSGPAANDTDTTTPAANDTDTTTPGASSTDTTTPEADKEVEKETENTETKSPQ; from the coding sequence ATGAAAAAGTTCATTCCATTTCTACTGAGCGGTGCTTTAGTCCTAGGTGCTGCTGCTTGCCAAGACACTTCTAAGACAAGCTCTGACGCTCCCAATTCCACCAATGAAACCGCTACCATAGCTCCGGATGCAGAAAGCGCTCGCGAGACTAGAAACGACGCGGCGAGCGAAACCCGTCAAGCTCAAATATCCTCAGACGACCGAGCGCGGGATCAGCGCAATGAAGCCGTTGGAAACCCGCAAGATATCAGCGAAGACGACATTGAAAGTAAAGTTCGCAATACCCTCGAAACTAACCTTCCTTCCAGCCAATTAACGGTTGCTGCCACTGATGAAGGTGCTGTGACGATCACCGGCACGGTTGAGACTGAAGAGCAGTTGACCCAGATCGACACTTTGGCGAAGGAAGTCAAGGGTGTTAACACGGTTACCAATAAAGCAACCCTTGCCTCAGCAACATCTGGGCCGGCAGCCAACGACACCGACACAACAACGCCGGCAGCAAACGACACCGACACAACAACGCCGGGAGCTAGCAGCACGGACACAACAACCCCGGAAGCTGACAAGGAAGTTGAAAAGGAAACTGAAAACACTGAGACCAAAAGCCCACAGTAA
- a CDS encoding BON domain-containing protein, with protein MKKLTTFLLSGLLVLTAAACNDVAKTSSNAPDTTANTNPNAPKAETAEENKADATSEVRRAQANADIRAREQRNNVAGDPLKRADGDLESEIRSKLEVNLPASSLAVKADDGAVVISGVVPTPEQLARIEPLAKEIKGVKTVDVKATVKPAVPEKSQQKDQKNN; from the coding sequence ATGAAAAAGCTAACAACATTTTTACTCAGCGGTCTATTAGTTTTAACTGCAGCGGCTTGCAATGACGTGGCTAAAACGAGTTCCAATGCTCCCGATACCACTGCAAACACGAACCCCAACGCCCCAAAAGCTGAAACCGCTGAAGAAAATAAGGCTGATGCCACCAGCGAAGTTCGCAGAGCGCAAGCAAACGCTGATATTCGCGCCAGAGAGCAACGCAACAATGTTGCCGGCGATCCTTTGAAAAGAGCAGATGGCGATTTAGAAAGCGAAATTCGCAGCAAGTTGGAAGTTAATCTACCGGCAAGTTCTCTAGCAGTTAAAGCCGATGATGGAGCAGTGGTGATCTCCGGAGTTGTGCCGACACCAGAACAGCTAGCTAGAATCGAACCTTTAGCCAAAGAAATTAAAGGGGTCAAAACGGTGGATGTTAAAGCCACTGTAAAACCGGCAGTTCCTGAGAAGAGCCAGCAAAAAGATCAGAAGAACAACTAG
- a CDS encoding filamentous hemagglutinin N-terminal domain-containing protein produces MKQVIERVRVFGSLFLGTLLIAGPTAAQIVPDQTLPANSTVTPEGETIVIEGGTRAGTNLFHSFKDFSLTTGTTVFFNNAPQIRNIINRVTGNLPSNIDGLIQANATANLFLLNPNGIMFGPNAALDIGGSFLATTADSLLFADGTEFLANPINTTPLLTVSVPIGLQLGQQPAEIRVQGSALEMPAGQTLALVGGDLALENALLAAPAGRIDLASVAAGQVSLTLTESGYALGYDGVRNFQDIQLSQSSLLDATGERSGDIQIAGRRVTLTDGSLIEAKTLGSEPGGSVTVRASELLELRGNGPDGYPTGILAETEGTGAGGDITVTAPQLKIRDGGQISAAAMPGSEGQGGNVSVNASSVELIGESGLLEDPQTRELRLGSGLFVSSEGAGAGGNLTVNTHRLIVRDGAQMSASTVGENRGGNLTVNATEFIELTGTSIEPSLPSGLGASAASTGNGGNVRVTTGRLIIRDGAQVNASTFGAGNAGDLFVHAFEFVEVSGKAVDPSSISAGVSSEASGNGGNVFIQTPKVIIQNGAEITTTTVGQGRGGNLNIDTERLIIRNGGQLTAITAGPNRGGTLTVNASQSVEVTGQSEFPSGIFTQTQGSGAAGDLTINTERLNIQNNAKISVSGEALGDAGNLNINSPEIRLDTGIITAETRAGSEGNIFLQTQDLQLRRNSNITTNATGPATGGNIFINTDTIAALENSDISANAEQDFGGKVQISTQGIFRQGFLGTDVNRDSSAISSDITATSQLGPEFDGTVAITNPDIDPAQGLVDLPEDFAQDEIPENACAAAGKGSQFINSGRGGLPPNPREALNLGVFKIEEDTGRENASQPAQLVEAQGWIIDENNVVHLVVQSPNTTPSPSWESPAAGCRLQSTSYPSN; encoded by the coding sequence ATGAAACAAGTGATTGAGAGAGTCAGAGTGTTTGGCAGTCTCTTCCTTGGCACTCTCTTGATAGCCGGCCCGACAGCCGCCCAAATAGTTCCCGATCAAACCCTGCCGGCTAATTCCACCGTCACGCCAGAAGGTGAAACGATTGTTATTGAAGGCGGAACCCGCGCCGGCACCAATCTTTTTCACAGTTTTAAAGACTTTTCACTCACCACCGGCACCACTGTTTTCTTTAACAACGCCCCCCAAATTCGCAACATTATCAACCGCGTCACAGGCAATTTACCCTCAAATATCGACGGGTTAATTCAAGCCAACGCCACCGCTAACCTGTTTCTTCTTAACCCCAACGGCATTATGTTCGGCCCCAATGCGGCGCTGGATATTGGTGGTTCCTTTCTCGCCACAACCGCTGATAGTTTGCTCTTTGCAGATGGCACCGAATTCCTCGCAAACCCTATCAACACAACACCCCTGCTAACCGTCAGCGTTCCCATCGGTTTGCAATTAGGACAACAGCCGGCAGAAATTCGCGTGCAAGGATCTGCATTAGAAATGCCGGCAGGTCAAACTCTAGCACTCGTAGGAGGCGATCTTGCCCTAGAAAATGCGTTGCTGGCCGCACCAGCAGGGCGAATTGATCTCGCAAGTGTGGCGGCGGGTCAAGTCAGCCTCACCCTAACGGAAAGCGGCTATGCCTTGGGATATGACGGTGTGCGAAACTTCCAAGATATCCAACTCTCTCAATCTAGTTTGCTGGATGCAACCGGCGAACGCAGCGGTGATATTCAAATTGCAGGCCGACGCGTCACCTTGACTGACGGATCGCTAATTGAGGCTAAAACCCTAGGATCAGAACCTGGCGGCAGCGTTACCGTCCGCGCTTCCGAGTTGCTCGAGTTGCGGGGGAATGGCCCAGATGGTTATCCTACCGGCATCCTCGCGGAAACGGAAGGAACGGGTGCCGGCGGCGACATCACCGTTACTGCGCCGCAGCTTAAAATCCGCGATGGTGGGCAAATTTCCGCCGCCGCTATGCCTGGAAGCGAAGGTCAGGGAGGTAATGTATCGGTTAACGCTTCTTCTGTCGAGCTGATCGGAGAATCAGGATTGCTCGAAGATCCACAAACCAGGGAACTTCGCTTAGGCAGCGGTTTATTTGTCTCCAGTGAGGGGGCTGGTGCCGGGGGAAACTTAACAGTTAACACCCACCGACTAATTGTGCGAGATGGCGCACAGATGTCTGCTTCAACCGTTGGCGAGAACCGGGGAGGAAATTTGACGGTGAACGCCACTGAGTTTATAGAACTGACCGGCACGTCTATTGAACCCTCGTTACCCAGTGGTTTGGGTGCAAGCGCTGCCTCCACGGGGAACGGGGGCAACGTGAGAGTGACCACCGGACGGTTAATTATACGAGATGGCGCACAGGTTAACGCTTCTACCTTTGGTGCCGGCAATGCTGGCGATCTGTTCGTTCACGCTTTTGAATTTGTGGAAGTCAGCGGTAAAGCGGTCGATCCCAGCAGCATCTCTGCCGGCGTCAGTTCAGAAGCAAGCGGCAATGGAGGCAATGTTTTCATTCAAACGCCAAAGGTTATTATTCAAAATGGCGCAGAAATCACAACCACCACAGTGGGACAGGGTCGCGGTGGCAATTTAAATATTGACACGGAGCGGTTAATTATTCGTAATGGGGGGCAGTTAACAGCGATCACTGCCGGCCCGAACCGAGGAGGTACGTTAACGGTCAACGCCTCACAATCGGTAGAAGTGACCGGACAAAGTGAGTTTCCCAGTGGGATCTTTACCCAAACGCAAGGTAGTGGAGCAGCTGGCGACTTAACAATTAATACCGAGCGCTTAAATATCCAGAATAACGCAAAAATCTCGGTAAGCGGGGAAGCGTTAGGAGATGCCGGCAACCTAAACATTAACTCCCCTGAAATTCGACTAGATACGGGAATTATCACCGCAGAAACTAGAGCCGGCAGTGAAGGCAATATCTTTCTGCAAACACAAGACTTACAATTGCGCCGCAACAGCAACATTACAACCAACGCCACCGGCCCTGCAACGGGTGGTAATATTTTTATCAATACAGATACGATAGCCGCTCTTGAAAATAGCGACATCAGCGCTAATGCTGAACAAGACTTTGGGGGGAAAGTTCAAATTAGTACCCAAGGCATCTTTCGGCAAGGCTTTTTAGGAACAGATGTTAATAGAGACTCCTCTGCAATCTCCAGTGATATCACAGCCACGTCTCAACTTGGGCCTGAGTTTGATGGCACTGTAGCTATTACCAACCCAGATATTGATCCCGCCCAAGGGTTAGTTGATTTGCCTGAAGATTTTGCACAAGATGAGATTCCAGAAAACGCCTGTGCAGCAGCCGGCAAAGGTAGTCAATTTATTAATAGTGGACGCGGTGGTTTACCACCCAATCCTAGAGAAGCGCTGAATCTTGGTGTGTTTAAGATCGAGGAAGATACTGGAAGAGAAAATGCCTCGCAGCCGGCGCAGTTAGTCGAAGCTCAAGGATGGATAATCGATGAAAATAACGTAGTGCATCTTGTTGTGCAATCGCCTAACACGACTCCCTCCCCTTCTTGGGAAAGTCCCGCTGCCGGTTGTCGTTTGCAGTCAACATCTTACCCTTCTAATTAA
- the bioF gene encoding 8-amino-7-oxononanoate synthase: protein MATDPYAWIEQCLTTIHRAGWYRSVQTIENRPGATVLLEGREVINFAGNDYLGLAGDPRLIQAAINATQEYGTGSTGSRLITGHRELHRQLECGIAKLKQTEDALVFSSGYLANLGAITALVGKRDLILGDQYNHSSLKNGAILSGATVLEYRHNDIEDLKKQLNQHRQLYRRCLLLTDSIFSMDGDICQLPQLLELAQTFSCMVLVDEAHGTGVFGTRGAGCVEHFGCTGQPLIQMGTLSKALGSLGGYIAGSAGLIDFLRNRASSWIYTTGLSPADTAAALAAIAIVQQEPERRRRLWQNVADLQQSLKAVGIVPLFQESPIVCVPVKDAKEAIATGKYLKERGIFAGTIRPPTVPTSRIRITLMATHEPVHIQQLVAALTCLKL from the coding sequence GTGGCAACAGATCCTTATGCTTGGATAGAACAATGTCTGACGACGATTCATCGCGCCGGCTGGTATCGTTCTGTGCAAACAATTGAAAACCGGCCTGGTGCAACTGTTTTGCTAGAAGGGCGTGAGGTGATCAACTTTGCCGGCAATGATTATCTCGGACTTGCCGGTGATCCGCGCTTAATTCAAGCCGCAATAAATGCTACACAAGAATACGGCACCGGCAGCACCGGCTCTCGATTAATTACGGGGCATCGGGAATTACACCGGCAGCTAGAATGTGGGATTGCAAAGCTGAAGCAAACCGAAGACGCCCTTGTTTTCAGTTCCGGTTATCTGGCAAACTTGGGGGCGATCACCGCCTTAGTCGGCAAACGTGACTTGATTCTGGGCGATCAATACAACCACTCCAGCCTGAAAAATGGGGCGATTTTGAGCGGTGCAACGGTTTTGGAGTACCGTCACAACGATATTGAGGATTTAAAAAAACAACTGAATCAACACCGGCAACTCTACCGACGCTGCCTGCTCCTCACTGACAGTATCTTTAGCATGGATGGAGATATTTGTCAATTGCCGCAACTTTTGGAACTGGCACAAACGTTTAGCTGTATGGTGCTGGTGGATGAAGCGCATGGCACCGGCGTTTTCGGGACAAGGGGTGCCGGTTGTGTGGAACATTTCGGCTGCACAGGGCAACCGCTGATTCAAATGGGCACCTTGAGCAAAGCCTTGGGCAGTTTAGGCGGATATATTGCCGGTTCGGCTGGTTTAATAGACTTTTTGCGGAATCGCGCATCTAGCTGGATTTATACCACCGGACTTTCGCCGGCAGACACAGCAGCCGCGTTAGCAGCGATTGCCATTGTCCAACAAGAACCGGAACGCCGCCGCCGGTTGTGGCAAAATGTGGCTGATTTGCAACAGTCGCTCAAAGCAGTTGGGATTGTTCCGCTTTTTCAAGAGTCTCCGATTGTGTGCGTGCCGGTGAAAGACGCCAAAGAAGCAATTGCCACTGGAAAATATTTAAAAGAAAGGGGAATTTTTGCCGGCACTATTCGCCCTCCCACTGTTCCCACGAGCAGAATACGGATAACCTTAATGGCAACCCATGAGCCGGTGCATATTCAACAATTAGTTGCTGCTCTAACCTGTTTAAAATTGTAG
- the pyrE gene encoding orotate phosphoribosyltransferase — translation MSDLCVATADLTTLRQQLLDLFCELAYQEGDFVLSSGQPSSYYINGKLVTLHAEGALATGRLLLSMLPADTQAVAGLTLGADPIVTAVSVVSAYESRPIPALIIRKEAKGHGTKAYIEGPALPEGAKVVVLEDVVTTGASAMKAVERLRDAGYNVDSVISLIDRQQGGAELYEQAGLKFEAVFTIEAIQSRWKQLQA, via the coding sequence ATGAGCGATCTTTGCGTGGCTACTGCCGATTTAACAACGCTGCGCCAGCAACTTTTGGATTTATTCTGTGAGCTGGCTTATCAAGAAGGAGACTTTGTCCTTTCTTCGGGGCAGCCTAGCTCTTATTACATCAATGGTAAGCTCGTGACGCTGCACGCCGAAGGTGCATTGGCGACGGGTCGTTTACTGCTGTCTATGCTGCCGGCAGATACGCAAGCAGTCGCCGGTTTGACGTTGGGGGCCGATCCGATTGTAACGGCAGTGAGTGTGGTTTCTGCCTATGAAAGCCGGCCTATCCCAGCCCTAATTATCCGGAAAGAAGCGAAGGGACATGGGACAAAAGCTTACATTGAAGGGCCGGCTTTGCCAGAGGGGGCGAAAGTCGTCGTTTTGGAAGATGTTGTGACAACCGGCGCATCGGCGATGAAAGCCGTTGAGCGACTGCGGGATGCCGGTTATAATGTTGATTCCGTCATTTCGTTAATAGACCGGCAGCAAGGCGGTGCGGAACTATATGAGCAAGCGGGATTAAAATTTGAAGCCGTGTTTACCATTGAGGCAATTCAGAGCCGGTGGAAGCAACTGCAAGCTTAA